One Struthio camelus isolate bStrCam1 chromosome 10, bStrCam1.hap1, whole genome shotgun sequence genomic region harbors:
- the AKTIP gene encoding AKT-interacting protein isoform X4 produces the protein MNPFWSMSTSSVRKRPEAEEKTLTGELRTSPPRASTKKQLPSIPKNAVPITKPASPAPSSQSTNGTHASYGPFYLEYSLLAEFTLVVKQKLPGVYVQPSYRSALMWFGVIFIRHGLYQDGVFKFTVYIPDNYPDGDCPRLVFDLPVFHPLVDPVSGELDVKRAFAKWRRNHNHIWQVLMYARRVFYKIDTTSPLNPEAAVLYEKDIQLFKSKVVDSVKLCSSHLFDQPKVEDPYAIIFSPWNPAIHDEAREKMLTQKKPEDQHCKSMQVSGLSWVKPGSVQPFSKEDKTMPT, from the exons AGACCTGAAGCTGAAGAGAAAACTCTGACTGGAGAGCTAAGAACCAGTCCTCCACGAGCCTCTACCAAGAAACAGTTGCCTTCTATTCCAAAAAATGCTGTGCCAATAACCaagcctgcttcccctgccccTTCATCCCAGTCGACAAATGGAACACATGCTTCTTACGGGCCTTTTTATTTGGAGTATTCCCTCCTTGCAGAATT TACCCTGGTTGTAAAGCAGAAGTTGCCAGGTGTCTATGTGCAGCCGTCGTACCGATCAGCATTAA TGTGGTTTGGAGTAATATTCATAAGGCACGGGCTCTACCAGGATGGTGTGTTCAAATTTACTGTCTATATTCCTGATAATTACCCAGATGGAGACTGCCCG CGCTTGGTTTTTGATCTGCCTGTCTTCCATCCGCTAGTAGATCCCGTGTCTGGTGAACTGGATGTGAAAAGAGCATTTGCAAAATGGAG acGAAATCATAATCACATATGGCAAGTACTAATGTATGCTCGCAGAGTCTTCTACAAGATCGATACAACTAGTCCTCTGAATCCTGAGGCTGCAGTGCT GTATGAAAAAGATATTCAGCTATTCAAAAGTAAAGTGGTGGACAGTGTCAAACTATGCAGCAGTCACTTATTTGATCAGCCCAAAGTAGAGGATCCCTATGCAATCAT TTTTTCTCCATGGAATCCAGCTATCCATGATGAAGCTAGAGAGAAGATGTTGACTCAAAAG AAGCCAGAAGATCAGCACTGCAAAAGCATGCAAGTTTCTGGCCTGTCATGGGTAAAGCCTGGTTCAGTTCAGCCCTTCAGCAAAGAAGACAAGACAATGCCTACCTAG
- the AKTIP gene encoding AKT-interacting protein isoform X3 has product MNPFWSMSTSSVRKRPEAEEKTLTGELRTSPPRASTKKQLPSIPKNAVPITKPASPAPSSQSTNGTHASYGPFYLEYSLLAEFTLVVKQKLPGVYVQPSYRSALMWFGVIFIRHGLYQDGVFKFTVYIPDNYPDGDCPRLVFDLPVFHPLVDPVSGELDVKRAFAKWRRNHNHIWQVLMYARRVFYKIDTTSPLNPEAAVLYEKDIQLFKSKVVDSVKLCSSHLFDQPKVEDPYAIIFSPWNPAIHDEAREKMLTQKKKPEDQHCKSMQVSGLSWVKPGSVQPFSKEDKTMPT; this is encoded by the exons AGACCTGAAGCTGAAGAGAAAACTCTGACTGGAGAGCTAAGAACCAGTCCTCCACGAGCCTCTACCAAGAAACAGTTGCCTTCTATTCCAAAAAATGCTGTGCCAATAACCaagcctgcttcccctgccccTTCATCCCAGTCGACAAATGGAACACATGCTTCTTACGGGCCTTTTTATTTGGAGTATTCCCTCCTTGCAGAATT TACCCTGGTTGTAAAGCAGAAGTTGCCAGGTGTCTATGTGCAGCCGTCGTACCGATCAGCATTAA TGTGGTTTGGAGTAATATTCATAAGGCACGGGCTCTACCAGGATGGTGTGTTCAAATTTACTGTCTATATTCCTGATAATTACCCAGATGGAGACTGCCCG CGCTTGGTTTTTGATCTGCCTGTCTTCCATCCGCTAGTAGATCCCGTGTCTGGTGAACTGGATGTGAAAAGAGCATTTGCAAAATGGAG acGAAATCATAATCACATATGGCAAGTACTAATGTATGCTCGCAGAGTCTTCTACAAGATCGATACAACTAGTCCTCTGAATCCTGAGGCTGCAGTGCT GTATGAAAAAGATATTCAGCTATTCAAAAGTAAAGTGGTGGACAGTGTCAAACTATGCAGCAGTCACTTATTTGATCAGCCCAAAGTAGAGGATCCCTATGCAATCAT TTTTTCTCCATGGAATCCAGCTATCCATGATGAAGCTAGAGAGAAGATGTTGACTCAAAAG AAGAAGCCAGAAGATCAGCACTGCAAAAGCATGCAAGTTTCTGGCCTGTCATGGGTAAAGCCTGGTTCAGTTCAGCCCTTCAGCAAAGAAGACAAGACAATGCCTACCTAG